AAGAAATATTAACAAGTGGAGATCCAAGAAAATTCCATTGCAACTCGCGCATGCACCTACAATTATAAGCATCACAATCGCACAACATTCACGTGCGTTTGCATGCATGTTTGCAGTACAATAAAACAATCACAAAGCCATCACCAAGCCATAGACAAAAGCGATCGTAACAaaacagtagcagcagcagctgaatACGCCCATTTCTCATGTACAATCGTGATCATTATGATGATGTGATAAGGGTGACGTGGTTTTTACCTCGGACGCTATAAATTTCAGAACCTGCAAAATACACCATTctcataagtgaaaaataaaaataaaacgaattttttatttcacaaGGACTGAAATCCAAAGCGTCGCCGTCCTTCAGccaacaaaaagaaaatcaaacgCTCAGACGACGTGGCGATACGTAATAAATTACAGGATATCCCGCGATGAATCTCAATCGATCAAACGGGAATTAGAAATACACCCCACGAGTCGACGTTATAAGTATTGTTCACACAGGTATAAAACTCGAgggttattgaaaaaaaaatcaattcgtCAGTGCAGAAGTGCTCTCGAAGGGTGTGCGCACAGCAATCCGTTTACTCAGCAACCTTCCCGTTCCTGTTGCTCCTCCAGGAGACTCACCGTTGAGGGGATTCACCGGTTGATGGCGTTGGCGTGATGGCGGTAACGGTggtggtggcggcggcggtggatGATGATAatggtgatgatgatgataatgatgatcGTTTTCCCGGTGCTTAAGCTGGTGCTGGTGATGGTGATTGGGTAGCGGTGGCAGGACCGCCACCGCGTGCGGGAACGGCGGAGCGGCGCGCGCGAACTGACCTACCGAGCCTGCTCCACGTGCACACAGACACCAATGTttgtttgttcttttttttgtaattcgtGTTAAAGTTAGTGCTACACCCTTCACCAGTTTTACAAATTGTCACCTCTTTATCGGATGGATACGAGCGAGTTGTGGGAAGGATAGAGAGAAAGGTCGACTTTACCTCGGTTCTCGAGACGCGAGCGTTGAGTTCGTTGCAACAAGactatatacagatatacacaGAGAGGTGTCCTTTTTTGCTCAAGCTGACAGCACGTGCATCTTTTATCGGGTGTAGAGTAGAAATTCAGTGGGACGTTAAAGTGTGAGAGGCTGTAAAATTTGTGATAGCTCGAATAAATTAAACGCTGAATTGATAAAAGATGCACGCGCGCGTCGCGTAAAAGCTGTATCTTCAGAAGGTTTAAGACAGCTCggtttttattatgtacagtaAAATTCTCTAGCTACTTTATGTACACCGAGATGAGAaaagtaatatttttcaatacaaaAGCAGAATTGTATTCTTTGGTAGAATATTTTTGCTAACTGTAcaatactattattataaaaatgtatatttagaaaaactaTCTGACTAGatgaattcaaaattttaataataataatcgatgCAAAGAAGAACATCCATCAAAAAAACTTAATATTATCATTCCAGCTTTCGAACGATACTATGTACAGATTTATTTACAGTTCTTCTAAGTATTCTTCTTTACGATAAAAGACTAAAGTTTAAATCCAAGGCTTTTCAATGAGTAAACATTACTAGATGCATAACTATGATACCTCGAATAATAACCCTTCTTTACTCAATCGAAACAACAACCAACACGTACGAGAATGAGAACACGTAACCACGACGATTAAAAAAAGCCTTCTACTTTCAAGCATGCTCTTATTGCCATAGCGCTATAATGTATGTTTAGGTTGCGATCTGTATAAATAGCAATAAACGAAATTTTCCCGAAGATTTGATAAGATGATCGTCGAGATGTACGAATGGACGCGATTATATGTAAAACCGAATTAATTGAGTttaattcattaaactaattttttatgtaaagTAACCGTGAACAGAATTTGTTGATTCGTTTTTGCGAAGTTGTACAATATACGACTAATTGTTGTAATTATGTAACTATATTTTTCTGTACATGATGCGTACAATTTCGCAAAAATGAAGATCCCGTTCATCCATATCTGCATACGACAACAACGATAGCCAAGGCATTCCTCGATTCCCAATAAAATATCGTTTAACTCCCGCATAGACTGCAGCTGTCTCGCAGCAGCAATAGCTCGAGTGATCTCGCGCGGACGGGGGTATGGAGGACAGAagacaaacacacacacacttgagagaggagagagaagaaagctCTCTCTGAGCTCTCGAGTTGGTCAGTGCTTTACGTACCTTGCATGGCAGAGTGCCGTCTCTGGGGAGGCGGTGGACTGCCGCCGGCCTCGACGCTGCTCCCGCTGTGGCTGTCCAGCTGGGTACTGTGACCACTGTCACTGCTCGTCACCGAACCTACGCAAACACGACGCCCAACACAAATTTCTATCACTACTTATTCTCTTGCTGTCTGATGCggttgctctcgctctcgtaaGTATCACATTCCCCCGCTGCCTCCGCCTCTCAATCATCATCTTCTCGCCGTGTCTCTACTATACAATACGTatactttctctcttttttgcaACTTTTACTGTGGTATATGGTTACTTTTTTCTGAAGATATGAAAACTCATAGCCGTCAACGCGCCACCCTCTAGGTGATTTATATAGtttatttttactcttttCGAGAACAACGTACGCGCCGCCGGACTGATGACTTTTGCGAACGATGAAAAAATGAGTCGCTGGATGATCCACTACAGATTTCTACAGTTAACTTTGTGCGTTTGACTGTAGAGAGCAGTAAAGCTTTTCGTTACTCTAACATAAAAGAACGTCACATGGGGAAAATGATTGAAACGCTATCGTTTGAAAACTAGTTAAGCCACTAATATAGTTCCACCATCTACTGTTCAAATCAAgtttcattttaaattcaaaaataaaagagcaatatatagaataaaaatgaagaataataaaagtattagCAATTGAAAAAGATAGAATAGCTTGTTACAACAATATTTGCATTCATAAAAAGCACTACCAacatgttaatggatcatcaGTAATACATTTTTCGTGTTATGCTTAAAGTCTCTAGTTATCATATAAGACGTGTTATTTCAATGATTCAAGtgtatttatattgtttataatttGTTTGTGACTTGGAAGCAAACTACGCTATATGATCAATTTGCACAAACGAATCTTACTACAAAGCCAGTGTTTTTAATATACATGATGATGATATCAATGAGTTTCACGATGTGATTCCGCTTGTCCCATTTCTCCCGTCACAAGAAGGCAATAAGAGCGTGAAAAACAGTGACAAAGTTTACCCGAGTGTTTGTAAGTATTTTCGTGACGTgaattcagtatatatagttgTAAAAAGCGCGAGCTTCGGCGTATGTAtagtaaaatatataatgcGTGCGCGCGTGGTTATAAAAAACAACGAGAGGACATGAAAACACTCATGAGTAATAATTGCGTGACGGCTGTGCAGCGTGCAAAACAAAAGGGGCCTCCTTTCTCCTGTTTTCGTTCACTCGTTCTGTCTCATTCGTCCAGACCATTCACTAGCCGTCAACTTCCTCTTTCCCTTTACTCACATGTACAAtcattttctctttcttccttccATTCTCAGCCCTCTCACTCTTCTCATCCTCGCTctcttttttgatttttttttaaatagacaATTTGCTATAAATGATTCAGCTTGTACTTTTGTATTAAGAGCAATAAACAAGAATGTGAATAACTAATATAAACAAGAGGTAAACAGTCATTCGCTGGCCACAGAGACGAGCCAAGACCGATCCTGGATGGAAGATTTGACTGAATACTGTTTTCATCTGTTAATGGCTTCTTTTTATAACGAGATCAAGCAAAATCATCCACTATAAAGTATAAAGTAACATGGTTACGAAACAAACGTATAGTTGCACGTTAATATATCGATGCTTTcaagaaaaatttcaatccAGGAAACATACAAAAAacgttaaatataaaaatgattgagcgagaaagagagagaaaacacaCGACACATTTTttctcgaagaaaaaaaattaaaaaaaaagtaatataaaACACAGGCACCTTtctatgtaataataatcataatagataataatatgcgagagagacgacgacgacgtcgaggaGTGGGAGGAGCACATCGACTGTTTCAAGCCGTGTCTACTCACCGCTGGTCAAGGTCTTCCTGAGCGGCTGAAGATTGCTGAGACTGGTGACGCTACTACTCTCAGCGCTGAGGTCGACCGGTGGTGGCAGGCCTGAGGGCGTATCGCTGTGTGAACGCTCGTGCATGGGTACGCGGTTGCTACCCGAACCGACGCGTCGAGGTGCGCCAGGGCTCTGCTCCAGTGCCGATGAGTGCAGAGCGAGTCCGGGCACCGGAAGCGGTGCCGCACAGTGTTTCGGCTGGTAAGGCCGGGTCTTATGCGGGTCCGAGAGAGCCAACATCTTACGTACCGCTTGGGGTGATGCCGCACCGAACTTTGTGCCTGTGTAGAAGTGATTTATCAGTACTCaagtataaagtaaatttGAACATGGATACTACGCTGCTTAACTATCGCAGCTTTCAACTAAAAGGGTAGATTGTTGCGGATTTATATTTCATGTTGACTATCTGTCGCTAATTGTCTATTGCGACAGAACACACTAcgtatttttatatgcatCGGCACGAATTCTGCTTTGCACTGTTATAGAGGGAATCGGAGTGTTCTACAAAATGGAAAAATGCTATGTTACGAGAAAACTAATTGAAGGTTCTCAAGGGAATGATTGGACGCGTAGGTGATAATCGTTTATTACATGACTTATAAAAGTGTGACATAAATAAGAAtcatctttttctttcttaccAATCATATTTATATTGCGGTTAATTGGGCGAACTGTCCAATCACTCCCTGGAGGATCACCAGGTTAATAAAGAACATAAATATCACTCGATTTAGCTTAATAATCGGATTCTACTTAATTATTGCGACTTTACCGCCCGAATGATTGATATAGACTTTCGTAAGATCAATGATTTCTTTAAGTGAATTACAATCGAATAATAAACGATAAGCTTACCTTgtatactctttcttccttcgCTCGTACTACTGGCGCTGCTCGTCGTTGAGAGAGTCGGAGACGGGTGTCTTCTGCCTCGTGATCCACCGAGTGGCACTGCTGCTGCCATGGCCACTGCTCCCACGTGAGGTTCACACTCAACTGACAACTGATGGAGCTTCTCTTCATCGGAGATGACCTTGATGTTGGCGAGATAAGCTTTTACGCGTCGCACCATTTGAGCCTCCTCGAACATCTTCTTTGGGTTGGGTGCAGCGGCAGACTTCTTTCGCCTCTTAACCGTTGCCGTTTGTCCGCCTGTGAAGTGCAATTTTTCGTGTGAGCATTTTTCCAAAAGAGTGGAGGTTGATTACGGCCATGTTTTTATTCAACAGTTTTAAGGTGCAAAGTAACTAGTTAGCAAAAAACACGAGGATCAACTTTGCTACCTTGATTATTACCCGTGGTCATTTGATTGAGAGCCACCATAGCAGAGCTAGATGGCTGTCCTCCTCGTTCTAACATTGTTTGCAAGTCGTAAGCAGACGAGCACATGTTCGTTAGAGTCCGAACTTCCTTCGCTATCATTCGGAGCTTCTCAAAGTTCACTAAGCCTTCAACCCTAGAGTCGTTTCCGAGATGAATGAAGGTCAGATCTTTCTTAACTACTGGATAAAATGGaatctaaaaaatgtaagTAATAGTTAAGATACTTTTCACTGcggaaaaattattaatgataAATTGCGAATCAAAACGTACGATCGGTGGCTGAGTTTGTTCGCTTGCAACCAATTGTCGGTATTTGCTCATGTTTCGACTGGGATCCATAAGCTCTTGCAAGTCGCTAAAAAGCCTCTGGTACTTGCTTGGCAACTTTTCCCAAGAGGCTCTGAGTCTTGAAACCGCTCCATGACCCAGGCCAGAGACAATTGCAAACATAGAGTTGAAGTTTTTACACTCTTTGCATTGacctttttgtaaaatattggtAATTGAGTGATATGATCGAATATGCTTATAAGTATCCTTTTGTACAATCGGGCAAATATAATGTACTTACGTGCtattttgataaattgttTGATGATTTTACTTCGCCTAACAATATTATGTTCTGAGCATACTTCCGTTACAACCCAAAACATTTCACGGTTAACCAATTCAGCAAATTGGCTCAGCATTGGCACACCGTATTTACTTTTCAATTCAAAAAGATCGTCCACATATTCGGTAGATTCGATTTGCCTGTTGAAAAAATATGCATGTTAAGATCGAAATTTGACAGATGTTGTAAGGAAACCTAATGCTCACattattactaaaaatattCACTCACCTGAATATGTTGAAATCCTGGAAAGTTAACTGAGCAGCGACTTCGATTGCATTCAATTGCAGGAAATGCACTTGAGACTCCCTCACCAGATCGGGCGCCTGTTCATCTGCCACTAAAGTCTCCGAGATCCCGTTTGTCTTTAGGTAATACCTGGAGCTCAGACCGATTCTTTCGGCCAGATTTTGCAGCTGGTCAGGCAATCGCCTCTGCTTGATCATACCACCTTCGCCAACGCTAACCTCAGCTAAAGAGAAGTTTGAGCTACTTTCAGTGATTCCAAATTCCTGAAGTGCAAGCATGACCACCTCATGGGCCGTCGTTTCTTTGTGTACGAGCAGGTACTTGCAAGTCTGATCGGCCTTGTACACCTTGAGCACGTGCTCTGGGTAGTCAGGCGCTCGCGGCTCATCGTAACAGTAAAGCGAGGTCAGGTCGGGATTGGAGCGCGAGTGGTATAGGTTGGAAGACTGCTGGGAGAGACCGGTACCCGGAGGTGTGTGAGGTGGTCCTAAAGGATCGTCCGCGTGAACTCCGTCGCTGCAAATATAATAcaatgtttacattttttatgcaCGAAAATGTCTATTTTATGAAAAGCAGAACGAGAAATATTTACTTGATCATATTCTTTGGCAAAATATTCATCTTCATGAGAGCTTTTTGGAATCTCTTTCTGGGTCCAAGTGTCATGAAACCCTTGTGCTCCTTTTTCGCGTCTTTGCACGGTGAGACGTTACTACTGTCGGCTGGAATGAGAAGTGGCACTCCGCCAACCATTGGATTTAGAGGATTAACAGGTGTCAGTGGATCGACGTGAGTCGATAACCTTATTCGCGGATCAGTCTGCAGTCTCGGAAGTATTTCGGGTTTGCTTGGTCGGCTGCGCTGTCGTGGTGAATTGTCCGGCTTCGCAAGCATTTCTTTGAATGCTAAAAATCATATTTGATCCATTAATTGAAAGAACAAACACTTGTTTTTAATCGATACTGATTTTTATCATTTGTTCCACGGCATTGCTAATGTACGTTTTCTAATGCCATGACATTGCAATAAATTTACTCAGACATGTAGTTCTTTAAGCGAATGACACGAACGGCCTCCTTACCTAAGAGATTCGATTTGACGGTGATGCTAAGATGCGTCGAACCTCTGAGAATTTCCAGGGCTTTCGCGTGATTGACGTGCTCGAAGCTCTGTCCGTTGACCTCGAGAATCTGATCACCTCGCTTGAGTCCGACGTCCTCCGCCTTCGATTTCTTCTCTACTTTAGAAATAAATATACCATATTTCTTTTCGTAGCCTCCTAAGATACTGAAGTGAAGAACCTCGTCTCGACTTGGTCGTGCCAAAACGACGTTTCGCGTCCTCGCCTTGGCTGCACACGCAATGTTTAACAATCtgtttggaaaaaataaagtttgttaaaaaacgcattcttgaattttaaaattatttagcCTTGTTTCACTAGATATaggcattttttataaattttttctcgATGCTTGGCGTCAGTTGCACAACAATCATTGTACAAACAGACAGATTTGCCCAAGAAGCGTTatcattatctttttttctcgattaAAAGTCTACACGGCTAACAAATAACGATAAAAAGCCTTCGACCGTCAGTGGAATTTACCCAAATCTATGCAGTTTTTTGCTTTCGAAAATTTCGCtactcttaaaaaaattaacgaacCTTTGTTGTCCGAGCATCTTCTCCTTCTCGAGACAAGCCTCAAACTTTTCGAGAAACTCCATCATCATGGGATCGGTCTCGAAGTCCGTGAAGTGATTGTTGACCCACAGAAGGACAACGCGTGCCACCCTGTCTCTGACCTGGGCTTGCTCGAACCACTCTAGCAGCTGATTAGCGACGAACTGCGAGTTGTCGACGAAGGTACGGTGCGTAAGCAGGAAATCCTCGACGTAAGTCGGGTCGGTAATACTGTTCTCTTCGATTAGTTGAAGCATTAGTCTATCGGATGTGCCCCGGATGACGACGTGGCCGCGTCGCGCCCCGCCGTCCAGGGCACCGCGCAACTCCGTGACCAGAATAACACGGCCGTCTTCCTCGTGTCGCCTCGTGTTCTCTTCACCCTGGTGCTGAATTCTGTAGTAATCCACCTGGGTGACGCACACGAACTGGCAGTCGTCGCACCTGTGTGCATAAATGCATCAGTGAGAAAATGTTTGAGAGTTGATTCATTGTGCTTGTttgctctttttcttttgcagCGATTTGTGGTGTATCTGGATTGAATGCAGAGTTTGTTTGGTGATTGTGCTTGTGCTATTTAGGTTTTGTTTACTTGTGCTAGTAAACATTCAAGGTACTTGAAATTCAATGTATCAAACAAAAGTTATCAACTATGTTAGTGTATTGTTTAACATCATTCTAGTCTGACTAATGAAACTGTTTTGTTATTACTGCAGTCAAGTAAACAAAATTCCTTACTTATTCAAGTACTTACTTTGTCCTCATAATCCCGCGGTGTAAGAGTGTCTCCATTGTGGGCAGAATACCGAAACTGTCTCCCACATGCAACTGATCAACAGTTCCATTGTGTTCTACTTCCACTGTTCCATTGATGAGGACACTCCAACTGTCCAGCTCTTCTCCATCGGTCAGAACAACCATTCCTGCACGTTCAACCACTGCGAACACCATTACTGCACAGAGTGCCCGTCTTACTGCCAGAGTCATGTTTGTGAAGGCCTTGAGATGCTGCGTGAAGTCAAGAAGAACTTCGATATCGTCTTCTGTCCTCTCTCCAGGATCTTTTTCAAGACATTCTCTGACTGTGTCTCGTACAGTTAGACTCTGCAAGATTAATTACAATATgaagattaatttaaaaattcaggATTGTAAGATTTGGTTGTTTCAAATGAAATCCACACTTACATCCATACTCTCGGCAAGATCTTCCTCTTCATCACTGTCCACTACAGACTCCTGCAGACCAGAGAGATCAACCTCATCTGGATCTTGGTCCAGAGAGCTCTGTACAGATGTCATGGTGTCTGAGCCACTGTACGCTGAACTAGTGTCACTGGAGTGACTACTTCTGTTGGATTTTTGATAGAGCTCTGGTCGGCCTGTAAGGCCTTGTGAAAactgtgaaaaaaaagattgaGTGAGCATTTtagcaaaatattttttgaaattgtaGTTGCATCTTAAAAATATAGTGGGAATCGACGAAAATAATTCAGCTCTGATCATATGAAACAACTACTCATTTCCAAGAATCAACTGCCATTCTCAATGACAGGAATGTAATTTATAATTGCCAATACTTCCAGCATCTATTAAAGCACTACTTAGAAAACAGTTCCTCATCcaacaaaaaaaaggaaagagcATCTCAAAGAATCTGACCATGAAGCTTGTCCTAGGCATCGTTTAGCGTTCATCTGGGCCTTTCATTCTCAATAAAGGAATAAAGAGTCTCAACAATTGGCACTGGCTTCTCAAGCAATGACATCGTGTACATCATATCTCTCAATTTGCCCACCAGCAATACATGAGGATATACGCATGGAGGAGAAGAAAGTTAGGAAGACAAGCAGCACGCCATGTGCAACTCTGCATTTGTTTATCAACCGTGCTAAACAAATTAGCACTGTTTAGCAAATTAGTCAGGCCAAAATACTTGTTGATCCTTGCAAACAGATCAACATTCCTTACGTAAACAAAGAGCAGTCCATTCATTTATAGAAGTGAATGTAAAGCCAGCATTAATTTAGAAGGAGTTCAAGGCATTTCCCAAgtcaaaagtaaaataaacaGGATCATGAGCCAGAAACGTCGCGAAGCCTTACAGCTGTGTACCAAAGCCACAACAGCATCAACTGAAGAATGCTAATGCAAATCGCTCGAAaacgaaaaggaaaaaaagaagaaaccgCGACATTCCATCGCGAAGAGAGCCCGCAGGAATCAAGGCATTTATGCTAGAATGCAATTTCCCAGGCGCCGAGTTGTGTATCGCGGGTCAGGAAGGTAAAGGCTGCGTAAGCAACATATACGAGGAATGGGCGTGATTGTGGGGAGGGCGCGAGGGGGAACgcaacagagcagcagcagcagcagagattAGGTTAGGACGGCACGACATGACATCACGCATCAGCCTACTCCTTTGCGCGCGCCGCCTCTCTTTGGAGAAAACATCAGAGCCAGGATCGTACTCGCTCCTTAGCTGTGCGCGTACGTGTATATGtattatgtatacacacgGAGATTCGCGAGCAGATGGTGGGCAGCTATCGCGATTGTTGTTGCAGGTCGCAGAGAGAATACGGGGCTCTGGGTGTTTCCACATACATTTCGGAGCGCGCGACGAGGGCATTATATCGGTGGGCACACGTAAAGCGCGACGCTGGTCGCGGAGCGTGCATCGGCTctccgtttctctctctctctctctctctctctctctctctctctctctctctctcacgcgcgcgcgagagcgcgaggGGCCCGTTTGGCGGCCATGAAAATTAATGCTCGAGCTGAGCGCGAGGAGAGCGAGCTGCGTATAGACGCAGGCAGGCAAGGCAAGCATTAACTCGTAACTCGCTCCGAAACGACGCTCGGCGATGCGTTTTCTCCCTTGGCTTTATACGCACGAACTGGGACCCTCACTTGGTACATGCCGCCGAAGGTATCCATCTCCTCTTGCGACCGATATATCGCTCCAGCAGCAGGCCGATGCACTCCACAACACACTCGCACAAACAGCGCACTCAAGTCTTTCCCGCGAGCGTCATACTGCACTCGGGTATGATGCTCCCGCGGCTGCAGATGTAGAGAC
The sequence above is a segment of the Nasonia vitripennis strain AsymCx chromosome 3, Nvit_psr_1.1, whole genome shotgun sequence genome. Coding sequences within it:
- the LOC100119820 gene encoding rap guanine nucleotide exchange factor 6 isoform X4 — its product is MTEYLDPHFIRALCRDPERRTLQDLQFIYYGLLGLEALRPCRDSVLRGLCKTVRYERHHANHVLYYTGELATSWYILLSGSVFIDGSMFLPRSSFGKRTGGSARRPNECFVLEPSEMIAIDYPEVHSRMHRPPQAHPISDHRPVNLVFEDTFSQGLTGRPELYQKSNRSSHSSDTSSAYSGSDTMTSVQSSLDQDPDEVDLSGLQESVVDSDEEEDLAESMDSLTVRDTVRECLEKDPGERTEDDIEVLLDFTQHLKAFTNMTLAVRRALCAVMVFAVVERAGMVVLTDGEELDSWSVLINGTVEVEHNGTVDQLHVGDSFGILPTMETLLHRGIMRTKCDDCQFVCVTQVDYYRIQHQGEENTRRHEEDGRVILVTELRGALDGGARRGHVVIRGTSDRLMLQLIEENSITDPTYVEDFLLTHRTFVDNSQFVANQLLEWFEQAQVRDRVARVVLLWVNNHFTDFETDPMMMEFLEKFEACLEKEKMLGQQRLLNIACAAKARTRNVVLARPSRDEVLHFSILGGYEKKYGIFISKVEKKSKAEDVGLKRGDQILEVNGQSFEHVNHAKALEILRGSTHLSITVKSNLLAFKEMLAKPDNSPRQRSRPSKPEILPRLQTDPRIRLSTHVDPLTPVNPLNPMVGGVPLLIPADSSNVSPCKDAKKEHKGFMTLGPRKRFQKALMKMNILPKNMINDGVHADDPLGPPHTPPGTGLSQQSSNLYHSRSNPDLTSLYCYDEPRAPDYPEHVLKVYKADQTCKYLLVHKETTAHEVVMLALQEFGITESSSNFSLAEVSVGEGGMIKQRRLPDQLQNLAERIGLSSRYYLKTNGISETLVADEQAPDLVRESQVHFLQLNAIEVAAQLTFQDFNIFRQIESTEYVDDLFELKSKYGVPMLSQFAELVNREMFWVVTEVCSEHNIVRRSKIIKQFIKIARQCKECKNFNSMFAIVSGLGHGAVSRLRASWEKLPSKYQRLFSDLQELMDPSRNMSKYRQLVASEQTQPPIIPFYPVVKKDLTFIHLGNDSRVEGLVNFEKLRMIAKEVRTLTNMCSSAYDLQTMLERGGQPSSSAMVALNQMTTGNNQGGQTATVKRRKKSAAAPNPKKMFEEAQMVRRVKAYLANIKVISDEEKLHQLSVECEPHVGAVAMAAAVPLGGSRGRRHPSPTLSTTSSASSTSEGRKSIQGSDWTVRPINRNINMIGTKFGAASPQAVRKMLALSDPHKTRPYQPKHCAAPLPVPGLALHSSALEQSPGAPRRVGSGSNRVPMHERSHSDTPSGLPPPVDLSAESSSVTSLSNLQPLRKTLTSGSVTSSDSGHSTQLDSHSGSSVEAGGSPPPPQRRHSAMQGSVGQFARAAPPFPHAVAVLPPLPNHHHQHQLKHRENDHHYHHHHHYHHPPPPPPPPLPPSRQRHQPVNPLNGGAVSSAGMSSMPPPPLPPPLGRRLPGHECRVPPDYKIAAQMARLHRLGRAHSHEGVTYRNEHEDDDEDAQVSAV
- the LOC100119820 gene encoding rap guanine nucleotide exchange factor 2 isoform X1 gives rise to the protein MQKHTMGSQQRNQQSPASSPAQRAPVRRWNSFHGGNYATEAANAAAHQQLYGQGGVHGPPGIMYQEAYLGSRSAAPRLPRAVQALRSESVDRAHPARVQPPPPPAFPRRRFSVCFGKRTGGSARRPNECFVLEPSEMIAIDYPEVHSRMHRPPQAHPISDHRPVNLVFEDTFSQGLTGRPELYQKSNRSSHSSDTSSAYSGSDTMTSVQSSLDQDPDEVDLSGLQESVVDSDEEEDLAESMDSLTVRDTVRECLEKDPGERTEDDIEVLLDFTQHLKAFTNMTLAVRRALCAVMVFAVVERAGMVVLTDGEELDSWSVLINGTVEVEHNGTVDQLHVGDSFGILPTMETLLHRGIMRTKCDDCQFVCVTQVDYYRIQHQGEENTRRHEEDGRVILVTELRGALDGGARRGHVVIRGTSDRLMLQLIEENSITDPTYVEDFLLTHRTFVDNSQFVANQLLEWFEQAQVRDRVARVVLLWVNNHFTDFETDPMMMEFLEKFEACLEKEKMLGQQRLLNIACAAKARTRNVVLARPSRDEVLHFSILGGYEKKYGIFISKVEKKSKAEDVGLKRGDQILEVNGQSFEHVNHAKALEILRGSTHLSITVKSNLLAFKEMLAKPDNSPRQRSRPSKPEILPRLQTDPRIRLSTHVDPLTPVNPLNPMVGGVPLLIPADSSNVSPCKDAKKEHKGFMTLGPRKRFQKALMKMNILPKNMINDGVHADDPLGPPHTPPGTGLSQQSSNLYHSRSNPDLTSLYCYDEPRAPDYPEHVLKVYKADQTCKYLLVHKETTAHEVVMLALQEFGITESSSNFSLAEVSVGEGGMIKQRRLPDQLQNLAERIGLSSRYYLKTNGISETLVADEQAPDLVRESQVHFLQLNAIEVAAQLTFQDFNIFRQIESTEYVDDLFELKSKYGVPMLSQFAELVNREMFWVVTEVCSEHNIVRRSKIIKQFIKIARQCKECKNFNSMFAIVSGLGHGAVSRLRASWEKLPSKYQRLFSDLQELMDPSRNMSKYRQLVASEQTQPPIIPFYPVVKKDLTFIHLGNDSRVEGLVNFEKLRMIAKEVRTLTNMCSSAYDLQTMLERGGQPSSSAMVALNQMTTGNNQGGQTATVKRRKKSAAAPNPKKMFEEAQMVRRVKAYLANIKVISDEEKLHQLSVECEPHVGAVAMAAAVPLGGSRGRRHPSPTLSTTSSASSTSEGRKSIQGSDWTVRPINRNINMIGTKFGAASPQAVRKMLALSDPHKTRPYQPKHCAAPLPVPGLALHSSALEQSPGAPRRVGSGSNRVPMHERSHSDTPSGLPPPVDLSAESSSVTSLSNLQPLRKTLTSGSVTSSDSGHSTQLDSHSGSSVEAGGSPPPPQRRHSAMQGSVGQFARAAPPFPHAVAVLPPLPNHHHQHQLKHRENDHHYHHHHHYHHPPPPPPPPLPPSRQRHQPVNPLNGGAVSSAGMSSMPPPPLPPPLGRRLPGHECRVPPDYKIAAQMARLHRLGRAHSHEGVTYRNEHEDDDEDAQVSAV